A stretch of DNA from Oscillospiraceae bacterium:
GGCTATCCTTTTTCGGGACTTGCAGGAGTAGGTGTTGCCTTTAAGCTTGTATGCGCTTTAGAGGGTGAGGACAATACAACTGCAATTTTAAACAATTACGGAGATATAATTGCTTTGGGCACTGTGGCAGACGTTATGCCTCTTGTTGATGAAAACCGTATTATCACTTCAATCGGAGTTTCAAAGCTTAATAAACGTAACGGAATTTTAGGAATAAGAGCTCTTTTATATGCTGCGGGAATTGAAAAGTCAAAAAAAGTAAATACATCTACCATAAGCTTTGTTTTGTCCCCCAGAATAAATGCGGCAGGAAGAATGGGCTCTGCTCAAAAGGCTCTTGAACTTTTCCTTGCAGATACGCCTGATTCTTCTCTTGAAATTGCTCAGCATCTTTGCCGTGAAAATACTGCCCGTCAGGAAACGGAAAATGTAATATATACTCAGGCTATTGAGCAGTTTAAAAGCACATATGACCCCGACAAAGATTTGGTATGTATTTTGCACGGGGAAAACTGGCATCAGGGAATAATAGGAATTGCGGCTTCTAAAATAGCAGACCGTTTCAACGTCCCTACAATTCTTATTTCAACTCAGGACGGAATAGGAAAGGGCTCGGGAAGAAGTATAAAGGGCTTTAATCTTTATGAGGCATTGGAAAGCTGTAAGGACTGTCTTATTAAATTCGGAGGACACGAGCTTGCGGCAGGAATGAGTATTTGTGTTGATAAAATACCCGAATTTAAAGAGAAAATCAACCGATATGCTTCTGAAAATATAGATAAAAGCCTTTTAAATCCTGTTATATGTGCTGAATGCCGTGCCGATTTGAAAGATATAAATATTGAAACTATAAATACCCTTAAGCGTTTTGAGCCCTACGGGGTGGCAAATCCCGACCCTGTTTTTTATCTTGACAATGTTGAAATTACTTATACATCAGCTGTGTCTGAGGGAAAACATACAAAATTTTCGGCTTTCTCTGAAAACGGTAATATTCCTGCTATTTTCTTTAATCAGAAATTTTCGGAATTTTCCTTTAAAGCAGGAGATAAAATAGATATTATGTGCCGTTTTGACATAAACGAATTTAAAGGCGCAAAAACACCTCAGATGTTAGTAAAGGCTGTGCGTGCTCATCAATAAATTTATTTTTTAAAAAAGGAAGTGAATGTATGGAATTATTAGCACCCGTTATCGAAAAGCTTAAAAAAAGCAAAAACAATTATGATATTGAAAAAATTACCCACGCATATAATGTTGCGGCAACTGCCCACAAGGAGCAAAAGCGTGAGTCGGGAGAGCCATACATTATTCATCCTTTGGCGGTGGCTGAGATACTCAGCCAATTTGAGCCTGATACAAATACAATTATTGCGGCTCTTTTGCACGACACAATTGAAGATACAAGCTACGATTATCAGTTTATAAAAAAAGAGTTCGGTACAGAGGTTGCAGAGCTTGTTGACGGAGTTACCAAATTAGGTAAAATTCCTTTTTCTTCGAAAGAAGAGCAACAGGTTGAAAATCTGCGTAAGATGTTTTTTGCTATGGCAAAGGATATCAGAGTAATTCTCATAAAGCTTGCAGACAGACTTCATAACGTGCGTACTCTTTCAAGCGTTTCACCTAAAAAACAGCTTGCGAAATCTCTTGAAACAATGGAGGTATATGCTCCGTTGGCTCACAGATTGGGAATTCAGGTTATAAAGAGCGAGCTTGAAGATACCTGTATGCGATATCTTGACCCTATCGGGTATAACTTGATAGAGGAAAAGCTCAATGCTCTCATTTCAAGAGCTGATGACAATCTTGAAAAGCTTTCAAAACAGATAGAAAAAAGACTTTCCGAAGCAAATTTGCAATATAAGCTGGAAAGACGTATTAAGCAAATTTACAGCATTTACCGTAAAATGTTTAATAACAATAAAGAATTTGAGGAAATTTACGATATTTATGCTGTTCGAATTATTGTGGATAGCGTTACCGAATGCTATGCGGCTTTGGGAATTATTCACGATATGTTTACTCCCGTTCCGGGCAGATTTAAGGATTATATAGGTACACCCAAGCCCAATATGTATCAATCTCTGCACACTACCGTTATAGGTAAGGGCGGCGTTCCCTTTGAGGTTCAGATACGTACCTGGGAAATGCATAAAACCGCTGAATACGGTATCGCAGCCCATTGGAAATACAAAAGAGGAATTTTCAACAGGGACAGCAGTGATGAAAAGCTTATGTGGATACGTCAGCTTTTGGAAATTCAAAGCGATACAAGTGAGCCTGAGGACTTTATGCGTGCGCTTAAAATTGATATGTTTGCCGACGAGGTTTTCCTTTTTACACCTCAGGGCGATGTAATCAATTTGCCTGCAGGCTCTACGGTTATTGACTTTGCTTATTCAATTCACAGCGCTATAGGAAACAGAATGCAGGGCGCAAAGGTCAACGGAAAAATAGTTGAGCTTTCCTACATTCCCAAAAACGGCGAAATTGTGCAGATACTGACCGCCTCCAACGCAACGCCTAACAGAGAATGGCTGAAAATTGCCAAAACAAGCTCTGCGAGAAATAAAATACGTCAATGGTTCAAAAAAGAAAAGCGTGAAGAAAACGTTGAAGAGGGAAGAGAAGCTTTTGAAAAAGAACTTAAGAGAAACAATATCGTTCTTACAGATGAACAGCTTGAAGAGCTTGTTTCTCCCATTATCAAGAAAAATTCCTTTACCTCTATTGACGATTTTTATGCGGCTATAAGCTACGGCGGAATTTCTCTTACAAAGATTATCCCTAAAATTAAAGACGAATATCAACGTATTGTAAAGCAACAGGAGGAGCAGGGTCTTGACTCTATTGAGCTTGACGATAAAGCTAAAGAAACCCATACAAGCGGTATTTTTGTAGAGGGAATTTCAAACTGCCTTGTAAAGCTTGCTCAGTGCTGTTCACCGTTGCCGGGGGACGATATAATCGGATTTGTTACAAGAGGCTTTGGCGTTTCCGTTCATAAAAGCGACTGTAAAAACATTCAGAACATTTCCGAAAAAGAAAGACTTATTAAGGTTCGTTGGGACA
This window harbors:
- the recJ gene encoding single-stranded-DNA-specific exonuclease RecJ, which translates into the protein MKGSSSLPFWEIKEQSEQKVNEIVKLSGLPEIAVRVLINNGLTDLEKIKNFLNIKAENMHSPFLFKDMEKAVAIIKAAIFKNEKIAIYGDYDVDGVTSVALLYLYLSSKGVEVSFYIPDRSDEGYGINKSALDKLKNDGVDLIITVDSGITACEEIAYAYEIGMQVIVTDHHECKTQVPVCEAVINPKVDEGYPFSGLAGVGVAFKLVCALEGEDNTTAILNNYGDIIALGTVADVMPLVDENRIITSIGVSKLNKRNGILGIRALLYAAGIEKSKKVNTSTISFVLSPRINAAGRMGSAQKALELFLADTPDSSLEIAQHLCRENTARQETENVIYTQAIEQFKSTYDPDKDLVCILHGENWHQGIIGIAASKIADRFNVPTILISTQDGIGKGSGRSIKGFNLYEALESCKDCLIKFGGHELAAGMSICVDKIPEFKEKINRYASENIDKSLLNPVICAECRADLKDINIETINTLKRFEPYGVANPDPVFYLDNVEITYTSAVSEGKHTKFSAFSENGNIPAIFFNQKFSEFSFKAGDKIDIMCRFDINEFKGAKTPQMLVKAVRAHQ
- a CDS encoding bifunctional (p)ppGpp synthetase/guanosine-3',5'-bis(diphosphate) 3'-pyrophosphohydrolase, which translates into the protein MELLAPVIEKLKKSKNNYDIEKITHAYNVAATAHKEQKRESGEPYIIHPLAVAEILSQFEPDTNTIIAALLHDTIEDTSYDYQFIKKEFGTEVAELVDGVTKLGKIPFSSKEEQQVENLRKMFFAMAKDIRVILIKLADRLHNVRTLSSVSPKKQLAKSLETMEVYAPLAHRLGIQVIKSELEDTCMRYLDPIGYNLIEEKLNALISRADDNLEKLSKQIEKRLSEANLQYKLERRIKQIYSIYRKMFNNNKEFEEIYDIYAVRIIVDSVTECYAALGIIHDMFTPVPGRFKDYIGTPKPNMYQSLHTTVIGKGGVPFEVQIRTWEMHKTAEYGIAAHWKYKRGIFNRDSSDEKLMWIRQLLEIQSDTSEPEDFMRALKIDMFADEVFLFTPQGDVINLPAGSTVIDFAYSIHSAIGNRMQGAKVNGKIVELSYIPKNGEIVQILTASNATPNREWLKIAKTSSARNKIRQWFKKEKREENVEEGREAFEKELKRNNIVLTDEQLEELVSPIIKKNSFTSIDDFYAAISYGGISLTKIIPKIKDEYQRIVKQQEEQGLDSIELDDKAKETHTSGIFVEGISNCLVKLAQCCSPLPGDDIIGFVTRGFGVSVHKSDCKNIQNISEKERLIKVRWDTSINNDESFMATVIINAANRLGLAADITAQLAAMRVMIHGLNARECNDGSCVVTFTFEVKSLDHLQSVISRISKIKGVTSVSRGNM